A window of Xenopus laevis strain J_2021 chromosome 1L, Xenopus_laevis_v10.1, whole genome shotgun sequence genomic DNA:
cacatccccttcccagcgcgccggcgcagctggtgtaattgaatggggacgcacacgtccccataatgtggctgggcggcatgccgcccctattttttgccgccctaggcccgggcctatgcggtcTTGCCGCAAATCCGGTCCTGCacttatttaatataaaacaaaaacactgtttattaaaaagtccagagAGTAGGGTGCTTTTGGGGACGCTGTTGctatattaatgaaaaatatcaaaaatataagtaacagtattttttatttaacagagcGGGAAATCTGATGAGCTTTTGAGTGCTCTTGGCTGTCAAGGTTTTCCCCCAACCTCAGACTATGATGATCTTCTAGTGGAGTTCCTAGAAGTAGACGACAGCAAGCAGCATCTCATAGCGAGTCGCGATCAGAGTCAACAAAAGCAGAATATAAAAGTCTGCCCGGCCGATACAGACAATGACTCCGGAAGAGGAAGCTGTGACAGCCCCTTTTCCCATTCCGAAGGTTGTAAAGAACTTCGGAACCTTCAACCAGGTGTTGATAGTACAGACAGAGGAATCCATGACCATTGGCCACCTCAGAATACAGTGATGGATGGGTCCTTTACAAATTTTAGTGACAACAAGTCAAACATGTGGCCAGATGTTCCGTCGACTGGGAACCAAATTTCGAAGTCATCCTATCAGGATATAAAAGATATTACGAATCTGGCTATCAGTGCCATGACCGCCAGCCAGCATGAGCTTTTGATCCCATGCAATGACAAGAACCAGCTAAGATGCTTTAAAACCATAGAGATCATTGATGAAGAAAAAACCACAAAGCCTAGTGACTTTGAAGACTTGCGATCCAAAGGTGTTGAAGCAGACACAGTGCACTTGGTACCCAATGATAAGCCTCCCTTTCTGCCTGCTAGAACGATGGACTATGTGGAAGTCCACAAAGTCAGCCAAAACAATGCACTAGCACTCATACCAAAACACAATGAAAACAGCGTCAGGACTGACCAATATTCAGTTCTTGTCCCCAACAGGGAATATACAAAAGTGGAGAGGGTGGAGGGTAACAATGTGTTAGTGTTAATGCAAGAGATGGTCAATCAGGTCAATCCTGTAACCATCGAATCAACAAAACTGAAGTTCCAGCAAAGCCAATCGGCGAATCCTATGAACATGTTCTCTCTAGCGCAGAATGGGGAAAGTCGAACTCAAGCTGGTGGGATGGGTTACATGGATCCTTCAGCTTTTCTTTCTTAATCCAGTTGAGACTTTTTTGTACTATTCCCCCCCAATCAGGTAATCAAAACCGTTGGATTCCTAGCACTAAATACGACTTCAACGCTACTTGCACAGAGACCTCCGCTTCGTATTTAGAACTTCTCAGATATTTTAAGATCAAGACAGAACAAATGAATAatttaatcttatttttttttttttttttggttctttcatagctgcttttattattttgtcaCTTTATATAAATTTGATGGACTCTCTTCTGTTACTGGAGGTATAAAAGGGATTGTTGCAAtcgccaaaaacaaaaaaaagcacttaaaaaaacaaaaacaaaaagaaatacgACTGTGTATAGcaatatatatggttttatttttctgtacagcCAGGCGTGAAAATGTTACATATTTCAGTCGTTTTCTGCCCTAGAACTGTCACTCACACAATGAAAATGAATAACAGAATTTTAGAAATGTGAAACCCCGAAAGCCGAGAGGTTGTATCTTTATTTGCtattctttcatgattttagtGGCGTTGTTCCTTTCCTCTTCACGTGCAAATGAAAATTTTCATCTAAATCACTAACTCTAACTAAAGCACTTTATACGGCAAAATAACtgaagtgccatgtggtaagatacagaaaccattttatttgttcatatttaatatatatatatgcagatttgCTATTTTTCTTGGATTGGTTGCCTATGAAAGCTGCCAGGTATTTCATTTCAGCTGTATAGACTGAATGTCTTTCCATGGCTAAAGTATATGttcctcttatatatatatacagtataaagcttTTACTTTTCAACAACAGAATATATTTGAAATCAATGTGCTTTTGCTTGGTCATTTTCGTTTACAAAAGCCTTATAACAGCAAAAGACAGGATCCTGTTCTTCTTAGAAGGAACATTCCTCAGGATAGAAGATCAGAATGGAGAGTAGATGACAAGTTCATGGTATTGTTTAATAAGAAccatatattaaatacaattataccATTTTGTCTGCAGctgtaacactaaggggcagacttatcaagggtcgaatagtcaatcGAATTtctgagtttaaaaattcaccCATTTGAAttgtaatccccctattcgaatatAAATCACACTTCGGCCATggaacagtcctaattcgaatattcggcacctaaaacctgccgagttcatgtacaagtcaatggcagaggtccgttgagccatttggagatggtaatagtagggatgcaccgaatccagggtttggttcggtattcggccaggattcagcctttttcagcaggattcggccgtgaaagattcggccgaatccgaatcctactttgcatatgcaaattagaggtgggaagggaaattgtgtgactttttgacccaaaacaaggaagtaaaaaatgttttccccttcccaccccaaatttgcatatgcaaattcggttcggtattcggccttttctttcacaaaggattcaggggttcgaccgagtccaaaatagtgaattcggtgcatccctagttaaaagccttcctgacattcaagtttttattttagggAGAAAAATTagattcgtacgaatcgaataaGATCCGTACACGATTCGAAtgttcgggtcggaaccattcgatcgaatattagccattctattcttttcttaaataaactcccagtcaaattgtgagtatattcgaatttaaaaaaaaatgcatgaattcgaaattccacctttgataaatgggcctccccagcTACAATCCGAAGGCTGATTTAAGTGACAACCCAGGGAACAGTTAAATGGGTTTTGTTTTCTTAGGATCTTGAATTCAAATAAAACATCCCATCCAAGGATGAAGCCAATAATAGATTTACTA
This region includes:
- the prlr.L gene encoding prolactin receptor precursor (The RefSeq protein has 2 substitutions compared to this genomic sequence), producing MPQNLAPTTPSVAVTFLLFLYTVSLNAQSLPGKPVIDKCRSYEKVTFSCWWKPGSDGGLPTNYSLLYRKENDPKIYECPDYVTSGLNSCFFDKAHTSFWIFYHIYVNATNALGSNVSDEESVDTTYIVQPYPPTNVSLAVESGHHDLLLKWLPPAMVDVQSGWLTLKYEVRYKEEKEQEWEAHLVGNQLKLKLFGLTPGGNYVVQVRCKPDSGHWSEWSTESYIQIPGGGKKTDLTLWISIGALSAVICLTMIWTMALKRCSLMSCILPPVPGPKIMGFDTQLLKSGKSDELLSALGCQSFPPTSDYDDLLVEFLEVDDSKQHLIASRDQSQQKQNIKVCPADTDNDSGRGSCDSPFSHSEGCKELRNLQPGVDSTDRGIHDHWPPQNTVMDGSFTNFSDNKSNMWPDVPSTGNQISKSSYQDIKDITNLAISAMTASQHELLIPCNDKNQLRCFKTIEIIDEEKTTKPSDFEDLRSKGVEADTVHLVPNDKPPFLPARMMDYVEVHKVSQNNALALIPKHNENSVRTDQYSVLVPNREYTKVERVEGNNVLVLMQEMVNQVNPVTIESTKLKFQQSQSANPMNMFSLAQNGESRTQAGGMGYMDPSAFLS